The nucleotide sequence GGAAGCCGTAGTGCGTGACGCCGTCCACGACCTTGCCGTGGATGTCGCCGTTCGCGATGGCCCAGGGCGCCAGCAGCAAGTAGTTGATCAGGGCGCCGACCATGATGGAAACCCCGGTGCGAATGCCCATCAAGCCACCGGCTGCCATCATCACGAAGTCCGTGTCCGGACGCACCGTCAGCTCTCGCAGGTCGACGCCCCGAATGCGCAAGGTGCCGAACTTGTAGGCCCAGTCATCCAGGTATTCCGGGATCTGGAGAAAGCCGAGCTTGAGCTTGTGCATGATCGCTTCGCTCTGGCCGACCTTTGCCAGCGCGGCGAGGCCGCCAGTGACGACGAGGATCTTGGCTTTCAATAGCCCAGCCTTGGCGTCGCCGGAGTGGAGCGCGTCCATGACGATGCCAGCTGCGCGACCCTCGGGAAAGGGCAGTTGCTCGTCGTTGATGAATCGTCGCTTGAGTGGGAAGGCGAAGAGCACGCCTAGCAGGGCAATCACCGTGATCCAGATCATGGTGGTGCCCATCGGCACGACCTTGTTGGTCACCACCATGTAGGCGCCCAGGCTCGAGATCATCGGCGCCGTCATGTAGCCCGCCGCGGTTGCGATCGACTGCATGGCGTTGTTCTCGAGCAGCGTGAACTCGTTGCCGAGGCCCACTCGTGACAGCACGCGAAACATGGCGAAGGCGAGAATCACGCTGGTGATGCCGACGCCCAGGGTCCAACCGGTCTTGGCACCCACATACAGATTCGTCAGCGACAGCATGCCGCCCAGGAACATTCCCGTCAGGGCGGAGCGCACCGTCAGCTGCGGCATGTTCCCCTTGAACACCTTCTCCAGCCACCAACGGTCCTTCTGCTCCAACGTCCAGGTGCGAACCTCCTCCTCGGTCAGCTGAATCAGCCCCTTGCCCGCTTCCCCGTGCTCGTTGCTCATTTCGGGCGCTCGATGCCATCGCTCGGAAGCGGCGGCAAGAGGAGGCCCCGCTTTCCCTGGCGCGGTCGCGTTGCGCCAGCCCTGACCGGAGTCTTGCGCGTCGAAATCAGTCTGCGCTGGGGCGCTCCCGCTCCCGCCACACTGAGGGGGACACGCCATGACCCTGCTGGAAGACTCGTATCAGGTGCGAGGCGGAGCTCAGGCCGACGGTTGCGGCAATCGCATCCAAGTCCAGATCCGTTCCCGAGAGCAGGCGCTCCACTTCACGATCCAGATGCCGACGCCTCTCCGCGCGCAACGTGGTTCCGGCTCCTCGCAAGTGGCGTTGCAGAGAACGAGGACTCATGGCGAGCTCGGCCGCGAGTTGGTCCGTGTCGAGCAGGCCATGGCGATTCAGGGCGTCACGGACCCGACGCACCAGCTCGGGGACACCCGCGAGCTGCTCGTGTAGGGCTTCCAGCTCTGCGTGCAGATCGGAGATGCCCGCCCACTGGTAGGCGCTTGCTGCATCGGACTCGAAGCAGGCGATTGGATAGCCAGATCCGGCCAAAGTCATCACACCTGCGATGGTCGCACCCATCACCCCACTGCGGTGGATGAGGGCTTGACGACCGATGGCTGCTTGCCACGCGCTGCGCCGCGAAACCAAGAAGCGAATCAGTGCCTCCAGTGCGGTCACATCCACGGCCTCTAGGTGGCGGATGTCGGTGATGGATGAATGGCCCTTGGCACTGGGCTGGAGCACCGCCTCGTAGACTCGAGTCATGAGCTCGGCATCGGCGAGGGTCGGGCGTCCCCAAGCAATCGTGCCAAAGGCGCGAGTGCCGTCTTGCCAGAAGCAGGCCGTGCGTCCGACGATATAGCGACGTGCCGGTTCTTCGAAGAACTCGTGAGGCTCTTCAACACGAAGAAACGACGAGGCCATTTGCTGCGGGTGGAACGCTTCCTAGTATAGCTCCACACCCAGGTACCTCACAATCGACGGCCCTCGTGTGAAGGCGTGGCTGCGCCGCCATAGCAGCGGAGCGCGGTCCGCCATTCTGGTAGGAATGGCGGATACGGGACGCTAGGCGTCTGGCTGCCAACCGATGATCGGCAAGATCAGCGACTCGACCGCGAGTCGCTCCATGGCCTTCCCCGCGCAAATGGATGCGTCCTGTTTGCGATAGATCATGGCGAAGATCACGCCGCGCATCCCTGGCTTCCACTCCGGGACGGGGCCAGCGAAGGCCTGCCCTTGGTGAGGGCGCAGCACCATCTCGAGCCCGCCGCAGGCCTTTTCCGTCCAATTGCCCTGGTACACGCTAGTTGCATCGCGAAACACGCACTGCGTGGTGATGCGCACTGGCACGGCGGCGCGATTGACGACGCTGATACGACGCTGCTTCGTGGGTTGGTCGAAGGCAATGTGGACGTCGAAGTCCGAGCCTCGCACGGAAGGCAAGGCGACACTTGCAGACTGCAACGTCGCGCTGGTTTGCGCATCCTTGGCGGCTAGCGTCAGTTGGTAGGCGTAGGCACAGGGACTGAAGGAGAGCTTGACGGTGCGAGCTTGACCCGGCGCCAGCGACCATGGAGTGAAACCGCCGGACGCGGGGGACGTCTTGTAGGGGGATCGCTGCGAGCCCTCGAGCAGCACTGCGCCGCTGGGCAGCGCCACGTTACCAGTGTTGCGCAGGGTTGCCGTCCAGTACCAGCGGGCGTCCGGCTCCACACTGGTGGCGAGTGAAACGTCGAAGCGTCGATCGGCCTGCTGCACCGTGACCGTCGCCGGTTTGAGCTGAAAGACGGGCTTGAACATCGGCGTCAGGGACGCCTTTTTGTTGCGCGTCAGCTCCCAACAGCGTGCGGGGACTGCCACCTTGCGCGTGTTGTTCGCCTCGCTGCGCTCATGCACCACGTGATTGTCGTCGAGGGTCACCCGTACCGAGCCGGCGCTCGGCAGCGCGCTCTTCAGGACGTGCCGTAGCGTGCGGCCAGGAACTCGCAAAGACGCCCCAGGGTCGATGTCGCGAAGGGAGATCTGACTGAGGCTGAGTCCCGCGTCCACGGCGAGCTGCGCTGCGGCGTAGGACTCGGCGTCGATGGGGCCGCCGGCGTTCTTGATGCGCAGCACGATGCGACACGCGGCGTCTACCTGGAGAGCCTCGAGCACCAAGTCCGGGAGCGGTGCAGCCGCGGCGGGGCTAGCCAGCCCAGCCACCAACAGTGCGGTCGTGAGCAGGGATCGGGCCATGACAACCTCCAGGCTGGAGGCCTGCAATGTGGATGCCTCTCTGCAGATGGCGAGAATGACGTCGAGTCCTGCCCCTGGCACCCTCTTGGCGCTGCAAGGGTTGCTCCTCGGTAGTGCAGGCGCGCAGGCGCTGCGCTCCTCGAGAGTTGAGAAATGTCGTTGTCGTCGCGGCGCGTTTGTCGCGTTCCCGGAGCGGAGAACAGAAATGACGCAACTCGATTCGTGCTCATTCCGATGAAGCGCGGCGGCTCGCACTCTGCGCGGCCGAGGAGTATTCAAGATGAAAAGTGGAATGATGGGTCGCCTTGGCCGCGTCGCGAGTGCGTGCGTGGTCGGTTGTTTCGGGATTCTGGCAGCGTGTTCGGGGGAGGGCTTCGAGCCGAGTGGCGCTGCGGGTGGGACGGCGGGTTCCGCGGCTGCAGGCAGTGGCGGTTCGAGCGGTTCCGGCGGTTCGAGTGGTTCCATTGGCGCCAGCGGAAGCGGTGGCCAGATCGACGGTGGCAGCGCGGGCAGCGGTGGAAGCGCAGGCAGCGTGGATGCAGGGACTCAGCTCGACGGCACTGCCTGCGCCGCCGACGCGGACTGCCAGAGCACCCACTGTGTGGACGGCGTGTGTTGCAGCGCCAAGTGCGACGGGACTTGCGAAAGCTGCGCGCTCGAGGGAAGCGAGGGCACCTGCACGCCCATCGAGAAGGGCAAAGACCCCGAGCAGGAATGCCTTGGGAGCGGCACTGCGAGCGGCGCCTGCGCGGGTTCCTGTGATGGAGCCTCGGCTTGCGACTTCCCGGGGGTGGAAACCAGCTGCGGCACCGCGAGCTGCGCGGGAGGACAGGGAAGTAGCCAACAGTGCGACGGTGCCGGCGCCTGCAAGTTGACCACGCTGCCCTGTGCGCCCTACGTCTGTGGCGCCACCTCCTGCAAGGAGTCTTGCGTGGGTGAGGCGGATTGCTCCGCGGGCAACACCTGCATCGGGGGCAGCTGCGTTCCCAAGAAGGCCAACGGACAAAGCTGCAGCGGCGCCACGCAGTGTGCGAGCGGCAACTGCATTTCCGGCGTGTGCTGCAATGTGGCCAGCTGCGGCTCGCCCCTCAGCTGCAGCACCGGCACCTGCACCTGCGGCGGCGCCGTCTGCAAAGCCGGCGATAGCTGTGTGCTTTGGTACAAGGATAGCGACGGCGACGGCTATGGCGACGCCAGCGTCACCAAGTACGGCTGCTCCAGTGCCGCGCCGGCGGGCTACGTGGCCAACAAGACGGACTGCTACGACGCGAACGCGGCTGCCAAACCCGGGCAGACCCAGTACTTCGACAAGCACCGCGGCGACGGCAGCTTCGACTACGACTGCAACAACTCCGTCCAGAAGCAGTACCCGAACGTGGGCGGCAAGAGCTGCGTCGACTGCCACGGATTTGCGGTTGGTTGGTGCACCTTCGATTGTGGGACTTCGCTGGGTGGTGACACTCTGTACAGCAGGGGCTACGAATGCAATGGGAACTCGGATGGTGCCCAGTGCGGTGGTCCAAAGGTCCGGCAAGGGTTCCACTTCGACGTGGCCTGTGGCAGCAGCTCCACGCTCTTCTCCTGCTCGCTCAACACCTGTAGCGGGAGTGAGTCATCCGTCGCCACCGTCCCTCAGGGCTGCCGCTAGCAGCCACGAGCGCTCGCGCGCACACGAGCACCGAGCGGCCCGGCGCCGCTCGGTGCTTTCTGCGTGGCGCGCTGATCGTGACCTGGCGTCGCAGCGACACGCGCGCCTGCGCGTTCAAGCATTCCTCACGGGCAATTCACGAGACCATCAAGATTCGAAGGCAACGCCTCTAGTACAAGTACTTCGTCGCCGGACGCGCTGGGTCGCGAGAAGGACGGAAGTCATGGGACGTTGGCTGCAGAGTCTTGGGATAGGTACATTGGTGTTGATAGCGCCTGGGGCGGCATTTGCTGGACTCGACTACCAGCCGAGTACGTCGAGACGGATGGCGGTGAGCGACCGAAGCAGCGAGCTGGGGCTACAGCCTCGGGTGTGGGTCGTGACCCATGATGGTTGGTTGACCAGCAAAATCCCGGAAGTGAACGACTACGGCTGGACTCTGCATGCGTGCTGCGTGGACTCAGGGGTGGATGCGGTGTCCTGGACTGTGGGATCGGTGGTCCATCAGCGCGTGTTCTTCGCGCGGGAGGGAAAGATCCAGACGATGAACTGGGACTCGGACCACTACAATTCCTGGGGCCCGCTGCCTTCTCCCGCTGCGGGAATCGAGTTCGACAACACGGACGTCGCCGCGCTGAGTTGGACCGAAAGTGGAACGCAGCGCGTAGGGGTGGCGGCGGTGTCTACGGACGGTCGGCTCTGCACTTGGCGCGGCGACACT is from Polyangiaceae bacterium and encodes:
- a CDS encoding AraC family transcriptional regulator, which codes for MASSFLRVEEPHEFFEEPARRYIVGRTACFWQDGTRAFGTIAWGRPTLADAELMTRVYEAVLQPSAKGHSSITDIRHLEAVDVTALEALIRFLVSRRSAWQAAIGRQALIHRSGVMGATIAGVMTLAGSGYPIACFESDAASAYQWAGISDLHAELEALHEQLAGVPELVRRVRDALNRHGLLDTDQLAAELAMSPRSLQRHLRGAGTTLRAERRRHLDREVERLLSGTDLDLDAIAATVGLSSASHLIRVFQQGHGVSPSVWRERERPSAD